A part of Microbacterium atlanticum genomic DNA contains:
- a CDS encoding glycosyltransferase yields the protein MLTTPPPASPRRPRVVVVTADVVGARMAGPGIRFVEIATQLTQVADVTLAVGIEGSETESLAGRGFAVREFRGRDELVALVSAHDVAFCQLIDDEVVRQGAAAGCRFVFDLYNALPAEAIGAERIGGFDTQPQMDDVFSDVLSFFRFCMRAGSYFVTSNERQRDFWVGYMMSAGGLLPSDLRGRHTSDLIGLVPFGMEDGEPHADRRAIRGELGIGEDDLVLLWAGGIWDWFDAETPIRAVAELRRERPDVHLVFYGTTHPNSLIGKPKTVERAEEVARELGVLGAGVHFIEGWVPAAERAAYLLDADVAICAHKESFETRYAFRTRVLDHFWATLPSIVTEGDWFSEYIRAGDLGDVVGYGDVAGTVDAIRDLSDRRRREQVRGHVAAIRDDWRWSATTSDLRSVVADWETRLLPRDVPAREHPEPVPTAPGRLARARAAASRSPLGAVYRALRRRLGALVRALRQRHAR from the coding sequence ATGCTAACGACTCCTCCCCCCGCCTCCCCGCGCCGGCCCCGCGTCGTGGTCGTCACCGCCGACGTGGTGGGCGCCCGCATGGCCGGCCCCGGCATCCGATTCGTCGAGATCGCGACGCAGCTGACGCAGGTCGCCGACGTCACGCTCGCCGTCGGGATCGAGGGGAGCGAGACCGAGAGCCTCGCCGGTCGCGGGTTCGCCGTCCGCGAGTTCCGCGGCCGCGACGAGCTCGTCGCCCTCGTGAGCGCGCACGACGTCGCCTTCTGTCAGCTCATCGACGACGAGGTCGTCCGTCAGGGCGCCGCGGCCGGATGCCGGTTCGTGTTCGACCTCTACAACGCCCTTCCCGCCGAGGCCATCGGGGCCGAGCGGATCGGCGGCTTCGACACTCAGCCGCAGATGGACGACGTCTTCAGCGACGTGCTGTCCTTCTTCCGCTTCTGCATGCGCGCCGGCAGCTACTTCGTGACCTCCAACGAACGGCAGCGCGACTTCTGGGTGGGGTACATGATGTCTGCCGGCGGGTTGCTGCCGAGCGATCTGCGCGGTCGCCACACGTCCGACCTGATCGGGCTCGTGCCGTTCGGCATGGAGGACGGCGAGCCGCACGCCGACCGGCGAGCCATTCGCGGCGAGCTCGGCATCGGCGAGGACGACCTGGTGCTCCTGTGGGCCGGCGGGATCTGGGACTGGTTCGACGCCGAGACGCCGATCCGCGCCGTCGCCGAGCTCCGCCGTGAGCGCCCCGACGTGCACCTCGTCTTCTACGGGACGACGCATCCGAACTCCCTCATCGGCAAGCCGAAGACGGTCGAGCGGGCGGAGGAGGTCGCCCGGGAGCTGGGTGTGCTGGGCGCGGGCGTGCACTTCATCGAAGGGTGGGTGCCGGCGGCCGAGCGCGCCGCCTACCTGCTCGACGCGGACGTCGCGATCTGCGCGCACAAGGAGTCGTTCGAGACCCGCTACGCCTTCCGCACGCGGGTCCTCGACCACTTCTGGGCCACTCTGCCGAGCATCGTGACCGAGGGCGACTGGTTCTCGGAGTACATCCGCGCCGGCGACCTCGGCGACGTCGTCGGCTACGGCGATGTCGCCGGCACGGTCGACGCGATCCGGGACCTCTCCGATCGGCGTCGGCGCGAGCAGGTCCGCGGCCACGTGGCGGCGATCCGCGACGACTGGCGCTGGTCGGCGACGACGTCCGACCTGCGGTCCGTCGTCGCGGACTGGGAGACCAGGCTGCTGCCGCGCGACGTGCCCGCGCGGGAGCACCCGGAGCCGGTGCCGACGGCGCCCGGCCGCCTCGCGAGGGCCCGCGCCGCCGCATCCCGCTCGCCCCTCGGTGCGGTCTACCGCGCTCTACGCCGGCGTCTCGGGGCGCTCGTCCGCGCGCTCCGTCAGCGGCACGCCCGCTGA
- a CDS encoding glycosyltransferase family 2 protein has protein sequence MSDIPARIARRAIRKLPDPVVARIRSARTERSYGLNTRGITANPEMVAWFAAHARPVSIVIPSYNDVPLLTAALASIEETCRGAEYEVIIVDDFIDPQVSEQLKQLESDRVTVVLKDRRLGFAGTVNVGMQLARHDIILLNSDIVAKPGWLEALQYSAYALDPAIGMVSPKLVYPDGRIQYAGTYYARLLAPQWFGHLHVGSPATKPTANVAGYNRSISGACVYITREAFDRVGLLDDEFWLGFEDVDYGLRAWGRGIRCFYQPAAMLVHHESASRGYSQGQRELASMRRFWRRWEDEFLARRRGADAPVDLVVGPASDAPWRRYVEALAAALAADGRVVAVREADGPGPDDALVAELGERRGIAVACDEGAAETVWLASTAGSLPVYLLPAVESIRHPHDVETQSRIIAGYRPEFDYIAPNRWTAAQLQAEAAWETRRRIPPALEPDPLPEAADDVVVTIGAGPAERRVAEAAAAGPGARAVHLESGASPVEVAALKPRAVVDLVEHQSSLEPFALMSCGAVYLAPVDGRLAHEVLDGYNALLFSRGDLDQLRRSLDDALGDDAVWTEIRHNGHASATRAAGAAARAFADALLDFSQSPI, from the coding sequence ATGTCAGACATCCCCGCGCGCATCGCTCGCCGCGCGATCCGAAAGCTGCCCGATCCCGTCGTGGCCCGAATCCGCTCGGCCAGGACGGAGCGATCCTATGGTCTCAACACCCGGGGGATCACCGCGAACCCCGAGATGGTGGCGTGGTTCGCCGCCCACGCACGGCCGGTGAGCATCGTCATACCGAGCTACAACGATGTTCCGCTGCTCACGGCGGCGCTCGCCAGCATCGAGGAGACCTGCCGCGGAGCCGAGTACGAGGTCATCATCGTCGACGACTTCATCGACCCGCAGGTCTCCGAGCAGCTGAAGCAGCTCGAGAGCGACAGGGTCACGGTGGTGCTCAAGGACCGCCGTCTTGGCTTCGCAGGGACGGTCAACGTCGGCATGCAGCTCGCCCGGCACGACATCATCCTGCTCAACAGCGACATCGTCGCCAAGCCCGGCTGGCTCGAGGCCCTGCAGTACTCCGCGTACGCGCTGGACCCGGCCATCGGCATGGTCAGCCCGAAGCTGGTCTACCCCGACGGCCGCATACAGTACGCGGGGACGTACTACGCACGCCTCCTGGCCCCGCAGTGGTTCGGGCACCTCCACGTCGGGTCGCCGGCCACCAAGCCGACCGCCAACGTCGCAGGCTACAACCGGTCGATCTCCGGTGCCTGCGTCTACATCACCCGGGAGGCGTTCGACCGGGTCGGACTGCTCGACGACGAGTTCTGGCTGGGGTTCGAAGACGTCGACTACGGCTTGCGGGCGTGGGGGCGCGGCATCCGCTGCTTCTATCAGCCTGCGGCGATGCTGGTCCATCACGAGTCGGCGTCCCGAGGCTACAGCCAGGGTCAGCGCGAGCTGGCCTCGATGCGGCGGTTCTGGCGGCGGTGGGAGGACGAGTTCCTCGCGCGCCGCCGCGGCGCCGACGCGCCGGTGGATCTTGTCGTGGGGCCGGCCTCCGACGCCCCGTGGCGCCGCTACGTCGAGGCGCTGGCGGCGGCGCTCGCCGCCGACGGACGCGTCGTCGCCGTGCGGGAGGCGGATGGGCCCGGGCCGGACGACGCGCTCGTCGCGGAACTGGGGGAGCGCCGCGGGATCGCCGTGGCGTGCGACGAGGGCGCCGCGGAAACGGTCTGGCTCGCCTCGACGGCCGGCTCCCTCCCGGTGTATCTGCTGCCTGCGGTCGAGAGCATCCGGCACCCCCACGACGTCGAGACGCAGTCCCGGATCATCGCCGGCTACCGCCCCGAGTTCGACTACATCGCCCCCAACCGGTGGACCGCCGCGCAGCTGCAGGCCGAGGCCGCGTGGGAGACAAGGCGCCGGATCCCGCCCGCGCTCGAGCCCGACCCGCTGCCGGAGGCTGCCGACGACGTCGTTGTGACGATCGGGGCCGGCCCGGCGGAGCGCCGCGTGGCAGAGGCGGCGGCGGCCGGCCCGGGCGCACGCGCCGTCCATCTGGAGTCCGGGGCCTCACCGGTGGAGGTCGCGGCGTTGAAGCCCCGCGCGGTGGTGGACCTCGTCGAGCACCAGTCCAGCCTCGAGCCGTTCGCCCTCATGTCCTGCGGCGCCGTCTACCTCGCCCCCGTCGACGGCCGGCTCGCACACGAGGTGCTCGACGGCTACAACGCGCTGCTCTTCTCGCGCGGTGACCTCGACCAGCTGCGTCGCTCGCTGGACGACGCGCTCGGCGATGACGCCGTGTGGACGGAGATCCGTCACAACGGGCACGCCTCGGCGACCCGTGCTGCCGGCGCGGCGGCCAGGGCATTCGCCGACGCGCTCCTGGACTTCTCGCAGTCGCCGATCTGA
- the rfbA gene encoding glucose-1-phosphate thymidylyltransferase RfbA gives MRGIILAGGTGSRLHPITLGISKQLVPVYDKPMIYYPLSTLLLAGIQDILIITTPQDADQFQRLLGDGERFGISLTYKTQPSPDGLAQAFVLGEDHIGSDSAALVLGDNIFYGQGMGTRLRQYTDLDGGVVFGYWVDDPTAYGVVEFDADGKVVSLEEKPAQPKSNYAVPGLYFYDNDVVEIAKNLKPSPRGELEITDVNLEYLRRGALQVELLPRGTAWLDTGTFDSLAEATDFIRTVEKRQGLSIGCPEEVAWRMGFLTDDELRRRAEPLVKSGYGSYLLKALEQRLR, from the coding sequence ATGCGTGGCATCATTCTGGCCGGCGGCACGGGTTCGCGGCTGCATCCGATCACCCTCGGCATCTCCAAGCAGCTCGTCCCCGTCTACGACAAGCCGATGATCTACTATCCGCTGTCGACCCTGCTCCTCGCGGGGATCCAAGACATCCTCATCATCACGACGCCGCAGGATGCCGACCAGTTCCAGCGTCTCCTCGGCGACGGTGAGCGGTTCGGCATCTCGCTGACGTACAAGACGCAGCCCTCGCCCGACGGGCTGGCGCAGGCCTTCGTCCTCGGCGAGGACCACATCGGGTCCGACTCGGCCGCGCTCGTGCTGGGTGACAACATCTTCTACGGCCAGGGGATGGGCACCCGCCTCCGCCAGTACACCGACCTCGACGGCGGCGTCGTGTTCGGCTACTGGGTCGACGACCCGACGGCGTACGGCGTCGTGGAGTTCGACGCCGACGGCAAGGTGGTGTCGCTGGAGGAGAAGCCCGCGCAGCCCAAGAGCAACTACGCCGTCCCCGGACTCTACTTCTACGACAACGACGTCGTGGAGATCGCGAAGAACCTGAAGCCGTCGCCGCGCGGCGAGCTGGAGATCACCGATGTGAACCTGGAGTACCTGCGGCGCGGCGCGCTCCAGGTCGAGCTCCTGCCCCGCGGGACGGCGTGGCTCGATACCGGGACCTTCGACTCGCTGGCCGAGGCGACCGACTTCATCCGCACCGTCGAGAAGCGGCAGGGACTGTCGATCGGCTGCCCGGAGGAAGTCGCCTGGCGCATGGGATTCCTCACCGACGACGAGCTCCGCCGCCGCGCCGAGCCTCTGGTCAAGAGCGGCTACGGCTCGTATCTGCTCAAGGCGCTCGAGCAGCGGCTGCGCTGA
- a CDS encoding rhamnan synthesis F family protein has translation MVADGSAVPPALAFPPDGRRLVVYVVWDRRGGVDDYIPYALQGMRDDAAHILVVVNGSLSAEGRAKLEPVADDILVRSNEGFDIWAHKAALERLGDAVAEYDEIIFTNDTWFGPVRPYAPVLQRMAERPTHFWGMTDHAREEPNPFTGKGVLHYHLQSFWVAVRRSMFLSDAWRDYWRDLPEMPTYFDAVLAHEAVFTHYFATRGFSHDVAFPSAEYPTDHPALFNPDLLLADGCPVIKRRPFFHYPPFLDRHAVIGRELVARLEGYGYPMPLFWQNLARNVEPKVLNADAGMLEVLPGVDLSYDPAQPLRTVAILHIFYVEMTGEMLDRVDTLPGPYDLVVTTTDTDRADRIRSIISEHGAPRGSIEVRVVDSNDGRDQSAFLVGCRDVVVDGGYDLVVKLHSKKTPQDGFNIGRHFKEQQFRNLLDSPGHTANLVALFQREPGLGLVYPPMIHIGYPTLGRAWWANKDGVAALCDRLGIRVPLDDVSPLAPYGSMFIGRPEALRLLLTEPWSYEQFGGSETYADGGLAHVLERMPSYAAGELGYHTRTVATPEYMSISHTALEYKLDQLTATLPGDTVDAIHYLRGAGNVGDGRLIDFARMWFRLHHPGTGAALRRVVGREAVLGKALRRIPRRR, from the coding sequence GTGGTCGCCGACGGATCCGCCGTCCCGCCCGCCCTCGCCTTCCCGCCCGACGGACGACGCCTGGTCGTCTATGTCGTCTGGGATCGCCGCGGGGGAGTGGACGACTACATCCCGTATGCGCTGCAGGGCATGCGCGACGACGCCGCGCACATCCTCGTCGTGGTCAACGGGTCGCTCTCGGCAGAAGGGCGGGCCAAGCTCGAGCCGGTCGCCGACGACATCCTCGTCCGGTCGAACGAGGGCTTCGACATCTGGGCGCACAAGGCCGCGCTGGAGCGCCTCGGTGACGCGGTCGCGGAGTACGACGAGATCATCTTCACCAACGACACATGGTTCGGCCCTGTCCGTCCCTACGCGCCGGTGCTGCAGCGGATGGCCGAGCGGCCGACGCACTTCTGGGGCATGACGGACCACGCCCGCGAGGAGCCGAATCCGTTCACGGGCAAGGGCGTCCTCCACTACCACCTCCAGTCGTTCTGGGTGGCGGTGCGGCGCAGCATGTTCCTCTCGGACGCGTGGCGCGACTACTGGCGCGACCTTCCCGAGATGCCGACGTACTTCGACGCGGTGCTCGCGCATGAGGCGGTGTTCACCCACTACTTCGCCACGCGGGGCTTCTCGCACGACGTGGCCTTCCCGTCGGCGGAGTATCCGACCGACCACCCGGCGCTGTTCAATCCCGACCTGCTGCTGGCGGACGGATGCCCGGTGATCAAGCGCCGGCCGTTCTTCCACTACCCGCCGTTCCTGGATCGCCACGCGGTCATCGGCCGTGAGCTGGTCGCCCGGCTCGAGGGGTACGGCTATCCCATGCCGCTGTTCTGGCAGAACCTCGCGCGCAACGTCGAGCCGAAAGTGCTGAACGCGGATGCCGGGATGCTCGAGGTCCTCCCCGGCGTCGATCTCTCGTACGACCCCGCGCAGCCGCTGCGCACCGTCGCGATCCTCCACATCTTCTACGTGGAGATGACAGGGGAGATGCTCGACCGGGTGGACACGCTCCCTGGTCCCTACGACCTCGTGGTCACCACCACGGACACCGACCGGGCGGACCGGATCCGCTCGATCATCTCGGAGCACGGGGCGCCGCGGGGGTCGATCGAGGTCCGCGTCGTCGACTCCAACGACGGCCGTGACCAGAGCGCCTTCCTGGTCGGCTGTCGGGACGTGGTCGTCGACGGCGGTTACGACCTGGTGGTGAAGCTGCATTCGAAGAAGACGCCGCAGGACGGCTTCAACATCGGTCGGCACTTCAAGGAGCAGCAGTTCCGCAACCTGCTGGACAGCCCCGGCCACACCGCCAACCTCGTCGCGCTCTTCCAGCGGGAGCCGGGCCTCGGTCTGGTCTACCCGCCGATGATCCACATCGGCTACCCCACGCTCGGGCGCGCCTGGTGGGCGAACAAGGACGGTGTGGCAGCGCTGTGCGATCGACTCGGCATCCGCGTCCCGCTGGACGACGTCTCGCCGCTCGCGCCGTACGGCTCGATGTTCATCGGCCGGCCCGAGGCGCTGCGGCTCCTCCTGACGGAGCCGTGGTCGTACGAGCAGTTCGGGGGCAGCGAGACGTACGCGGACGGCGGGCTCGCCCATGTGCTGGAGCGCATGCCGTCGTACGCCGCGGGGGAGCTCGGCTACCACACCCGGACCGTGGCCACGCCCGAGTACATGTCGATCAGCCACACCGCCCTCGAGTACAAGCTGGATCAGCTGACCGCGACGCTCCCGGGCGACACGGTCGATGCCATCCACTACCTGCGCGGCGCCGGCAATGTCGGCGACGGCCGGCTCATCGACTTCGCGCGGATGTGGTTCCGCCTCCACCATCCCGGCACGGGAGCGGCGCTCCGACGCGTCGTGGGGCGCGAGGCCGTGCTCGGCAAGGCGCTGCGACGGATTCCTCGCCGCCGCTGA
- a CDS encoding ABC transporter permease, whose translation MSTSPESSAAARFARIDALPMRSVGAPAGLKPRELWGSVGSILSHREMLDLLIRRDLKARYKDSTLGFFWSLARPLMQLGIYFVVVGQFLAAARGIPDFAVYIFAGLTAMGLFTEIVIGATGSILGNAGLVKKVFVPREVFPLASVGSALFNFLIQLALLIAATILVGKPPLHPEFFYFFPALAVIVVYGTALGLLFSAVNVYLRDVQYLVELGTMLLFWASPIVYSWQMVSDQLKNAPILLDIYTNNPLTLAVIGFQKAFWVAGEDVPQPSDLLLRLVVALLIGLVLLFVSHRVFLRLQGNFAQEL comes from the coding sequence ATGTCCACTTCGCCCGAATCGAGCGCAGCCGCGCGCTTCGCGCGTATCGACGCACTCCCCATGCGCTCCGTCGGCGCACCGGCAGGTCTCAAGCCCCGCGAGCTGTGGGGCTCGGTGGGGTCGATCCTGTCGCATCGCGAGATGCTGGACCTGCTGATCCGCCGCGACCTGAAGGCCCGCTACAAGGACTCCACCCTCGGGTTCTTCTGGTCGCTTGCGCGGCCGCTGATGCAGCTGGGCATCTACTTCGTCGTCGTCGGCCAGTTCCTGGCGGCGGCTCGCGGCATCCCGGACTTCGCTGTCTACATCTTCGCCGGGCTGACCGCGATGGGGCTGTTCACCGAGATCGTGATCGGCGCGACCGGCTCGATCCTCGGCAACGCCGGTCTGGTGAAGAAGGTCTTCGTCCCGCGAGAGGTGTTTCCGCTCGCGAGCGTGGGTTCGGCCCTGTTCAACTTCCTGATCCAGCTGGCCCTGCTCATCGCCGCCACCATCCTGGTCGGCAAGCCGCCGCTGCACCCCGAGTTCTTCTACTTCTTCCCCGCCCTCGCGGTCATCGTGGTCTACGGCACCGCCCTGGGTCTGCTGTTCAGCGCGGTCAACGTCTACCTGCGCGACGTGCAGTACCTTGTGGAGCTCGGGACGATGCTGCTGTTCTGGGCCAGTCCCATCGTGTACTCGTGGCAGATGGTCAGCGACCAGCTGAAGAACGCCCCGATCCTGCTGGACATCTACACCAACAACCCGCTGACGCTCGCCGTGATCGGGTTCCAGAAGGCGTTCTGGGTCGCCGGCGAGGACGTCCCGCAGCCGTCGGATCTGCTGCTGCGCCTGGTCGTCGCCCTCCTGATCGGGCTCGTGCTGCTGTTCGTGAGCCACCGCGTCTTCCTGCGTCTGCAGGGCAACTTCGCCCAGGAGCTGTGA
- a CDS encoding ABC transporter ATP-binding protein, with protein sequence MNAPDVVRISNVSKRFVVRKDSSIKERIVTLGRAGRRHRQDFWALRDVSLAIQAGSTIGLIGHNGSGKSTLLKVIGGIIDPTEGTVEERGRLAALLELGAGFHPDLTGRENVYLNASVLGMSREETEGKFADIVAFSGIGDFIDTQVKFYSSGMYVRLAFAVAVHTDPDILLVDEVLAVGDEAFQRKCLDKIRSFQAEGRTIVIVSHSLGQITELCDRAVLLNAGRIVYDGDPAIAVARFRDILDERRIAEDDKAAAAEPEPPIAEPRILGAELEVIGGNAAGEVTPGSDIRITVDVESEAPVERWRCAIQIDSVLGTGVYGTTTDRMGMHPPTLLGRRRVEFLLRDARFGTGKYFVNVSLMDEAGRHLDDARLACSFNVEQYALSAGIVHLAPEFIDHGELAS encoded by the coding sequence ATGAACGCGCCCGACGTGGTGCGCATCAGCAACGTCTCCAAGCGCTTCGTCGTGCGCAAGGACTCGTCCATCAAGGAGCGCATCGTCACGCTCGGGCGCGCAGGGCGCCGGCACCGCCAGGACTTCTGGGCGCTGCGCGACGTGAGCCTCGCGATCCAGGCCGGCAGCACCATCGGGTTGATCGGGCACAACGGCTCGGGCAAGAGCACGCTGCTCAAGGTCATCGGCGGCATCATCGATCCGACGGAGGGGACGGTCGAGGAGCGGGGACGCCTCGCCGCACTGCTCGAGCTCGGCGCCGGGTTCCACCCCGATCTCACCGGCCGCGAGAACGTCTACTTGAACGCCTCCGTGCTGGGCATGAGCCGCGAAGAGACCGAGGGCAAGTTCGCCGACATCGTGGCGTTCTCGGGCATCGGCGACTTCATCGACACGCAGGTGAAGTTCTACTCGTCGGGCATGTACGTGCGCCTTGCCTTCGCCGTCGCGGTCCACACCGACCCCGACATCCTCCTGGTGGACGAGGTGCTGGCCGTCGGCGACGAGGCGTTCCAGCGGAAGTGCCTCGACAAGATCCGCTCGTTCCAGGCCGAGGGCCGCACGATCGTCATCGTCAGCCATTCGCTCGGTCAGATCACCGAGCTGTGCGACCGCGCCGTCCTCCTCAACGCGGGCCGCATCGTCTACGACGGCGATCCGGCGATCGCCGTGGCGCGCTTCCGCGACATCCTCGACGAGCGGCGCATCGCCGAGGACGACAAGGCGGCCGCCGCCGAACCGGAGCCCCCGATCGCGGAGCCGCGGATCCTCGGTGCCGAGCTCGAGGTGATCGGCGGGAACGCCGCCGGCGAGGTCACCCCGGGCAGCGACATCCGCATCACCGTCGACGTGGAGTCCGAGGCGCCCGTCGAGCGCTGGCGCTGTGCGATCCAGATCGACTCGGTCCTCGGCACCGGCGTATACGGCACGACGACGGATCGGATGGGAATGCACCCGCCGACCCTGCTGGGCCGGCGCCGGGTCGAGTTCCTGCTGAGGGACGCCCGGTTCGGCACCGGCAAGTACTTCGTCAACGTCTCGCTCATGGACGAGGCGGGGCGCCACCTCGACGACGCGCGGCTGGCGTGCTCGTTCAACGTCGAGCAGTACGCGCTCTCGGCGGGGATCGTCCACCTGGCGCCGGAGTTCATCGACCACGGCGAGCTCGCGTCGTGA
- a CDS encoding glycosyltransferase has product MNGRTGRRVAGVVLAYHPEADIADNVRALLAEADEVYLVNNSPDEASRAVLAPVAADDRVTVLEQPGNVGVAAGFNAGMRAALDAGADFVWIFDQDSTVTAGMLARLLAAHAAAGDTAGIIAPALRSHATGVVYRRETGDGAREVDVLISSGALFSRRLLERIGLHDEALFIDYVDHDISLRARAKGFHNYKVFDALLDHRFGDSDPVRLLGRRVYLSNYSPMRQFHMARNRVIVIRRYGFGRWFWEDLAFTTKAWIKVLLRETDRWTKIRAASRGAWAGLRYKDV; this is encoded by the coding sequence ATGAACGGCCGCACGGGACGACGGGTCGCCGGCGTGGTGCTCGCGTACCACCCCGAGGCCGACATCGCCGACAACGTGCGGGCGCTGCTCGCGGAGGCGGACGAGGTGTACCTCGTCAACAACTCGCCAGACGAGGCGTCTCGAGCCGTCCTCGCACCGGTGGCGGCGGACGACCGCGTCACCGTCCTCGAGCAGCCCGGCAACGTCGGCGTGGCCGCCGGGTTCAATGCCGGCATGCGGGCCGCCCTCGACGCGGGCGCCGATTTCGTCTGGATCTTCGATCAGGACAGCACCGTCACCGCCGGAATGCTGGCCCGGCTTCTTGCCGCCCATGCCGCCGCCGGAGACACGGCCGGGATCATCGCCCCGGCACTGCGGTCGCACGCCACCGGGGTCGTGTACCGCCGTGAGACCGGCGACGGCGCGCGAGAGGTCGACGTGCTCATCAGCTCGGGAGCCTTGTTCTCCCGCCGGCTGCTGGAGCGGATCGGCCTGCACGACGAAGCGCTCTTCATCGACTACGTCGACCACGACATCAGCCTGCGGGCCCGCGCGAAGGGGTTTCACAACTACAAGGTCTTCGACGCGCTGCTGGACCACCGTTTCGGCGATTCCGATCCCGTCCGCCTGCTCGGCCGCCGGGTGTATCTGTCGAACTACTCGCCGATGCGGCAGTTCCACATGGCGCGCAACCGCGTCATCGTCATCCGCCGGTACGGGTTCGGCCGCTGGTTCTGGGAGGACCTGGCCTTCACGACGAAGGCCTGGATCAAGGTGCTGCTGCGCGAGACAGATCGATGGACCAAGATCCGTGCCGCATCGCGCGGCGCGTGGGCTGGCCTGCGCTACAAGGACGTGTGA